One window of the Candidatus Saccharibacteria bacterium genome contains the following:
- a CDS encoding ATP-grasp domain-containing protein has product MVKHKLAIDYNASRPIGVLSPDPYNFLILDMLFDDIQIVTPRQQNWLRDLPLKAKVTSLNLNKLTPGENIGKFVTTKKFIEMFKADPRRKYPLYSPLDPPYKVNPLTYLMNSPTIAHAYENKRYFRDEFADLIKVPEYEIKYMNELDRAASYRELRERFGGAFMLQDEESSGSKGSYAIHNEDDYVDAVKSLKKYSQGRTVVASQFVRGEVSSIQVCITKYGIFSGGIQRQLVDSKYLCNPKLEGATRWCGGEIGAEYPDIVQHRAQEIASVIGSELSSHGYKGVFGVDLIVTPEDEVYAIEINARLTGYSHIISDMQMLNGKIPFMLLHILELGNYRYEVTDTEALPSAARYKKPGSLMILNNQSSEDFVLKQYIRPGIYKLVGDRVEFVKDGYSLKDCRSGEDTMVIMCRYNEGETIERGKRILKIMKLGKTMKGSDLNPKAQQLVSAIKTTFNLPG; this is encoded by the coding sequence ATGGTTAAACACAAGCTAGCTATCGATTATAATGCATCGCGCCCCATTGGGGTGTTGAGCCCTGACCCCTATAATTTCCTTATTCTAGATATGTTGTTTGACGATATACAGATAGTCACCCCGCGTCAGCAAAATTGGCTTAGAGACCTGCCGCTCAAAGCGAAAGTCACATCTTTGAACCTCAATAAGCTTACTCCGGGCGAAAACATCGGTAAATTTGTTACTACTAAGAAATTTATTGAGATGTTTAAGGCGGATCCACGGCGCAAGTATCCCCTTTATTCGCCGCTTGACCCACCCTACAAAGTAAATCCTCTCACGTACCTAATGAACTCCCCCACCATTGCTCATGCCTATGAGAATAAACGATATTTTCGCGATGAATTTGCTGACCTTATCAAAGTACCCGAGTACGAAATAAAGTACATGAATGAACTTGACCGTGCAGCCTCGTACCGCGAACTTCGCGAACGGTTTGGCGGGGCATTTATGTTGCAAGACGAAGAATCGTCCGGTTCAAAAGGCAGCTACGCCATTCACAATGAAGATGATTATGTTGACGCCGTAAAATCACTCAAAAAATATTCACAAGGTCGTACTGTCGTTGCGTCTCAGTTTGTTCGCGGCGAAGTCTCAAGCATTCAAGTGTGTATTACTAAATACGGCATTTTTAGCGGAGGCATCCAGCGCCAGCTGGTAGACAGCAAATATCTATGTAACCCAAAACTCGAAGGCGCAACCCGATGGTGCGGCGGCGAAATTGGGGCGGAATACCCCGATATTGTCCAGCATCGCGCGCAGGAAATCGCATCGGTCATTGGTTCGGAGCTATCCAGCCACGGGTATAAGGGAGTCTTTGGCGTGGACCTTATCGTAACCCCTGAGGATGAAGTGTACGCGATAGAAATCAACGCTCGACTGACCGGATATTCTCATATCATTAGCGACATGCAAATGCTTAATGGCAAAATACCATTTATGCTACTTCATATTCTTGAACTCGGGAACTACCGTTATGAGGTTACTGATACCGAAGCTCTGCCAAGCGCTGCACGTTACAAAAAACCGGGCTCACTTATGATACTCAACAACCAGAGTAGTGAAGATTTTGTACTTAAACAGTACATTCGACCAGGAATATACAAACTAGTTGGTGACCGCGTGGAATTTGTCAAAGATGGCTACTCGCTCAAGGACTGCCGTAGTGGCGAAGACACTATGGTTATTATGTGTCGATACAACGAGGGAGAAACAATCGAACGCGGCAAACGCATCCTCAAGATAATGAAGCTCGGCAAAACCATGAAGGGTAGCGACCTTAATCCTAAAGCGCAGCAGCTTGTAAGTGCAATTAAAACCACATTTAACCTACCCGGGTAG
- a CDS encoding zinc ribbon domain-containing protein, whose amino-acid sequence MSKQCQSCGMPLQTKKAGDCRGSEANGAKSEQWCSMCYQNGAFIGPDRTLEEMKTIVDKALVENGSSRLMRWLAQKQLPRLKRWKTKTK is encoded by the coding sequence ATGAGTAAACAATGTCAAAGCTGCGGGATGCCTTTGCAAACAAAGAAGGCTGGTGACTGCCGCGGCAGCGAAGCCAATGGCGCCAAAAGCGAGCAGTGGTGTAGCATGTGCTACCAAAACGGTGCGTTCATAGGACCAGACCGCACGCTCGAGGAAATGAAAACTATCGTCGACAAGGCGCTCGTTGAAAACGGCAGCAGCCGCCTTATGCGCTGGCTGGCACAAAAGCAACTCCCCCGGCTCAAACGCTGGAAAACCAAAACGAAGTGA
- the dnaK gene encoding molecular chaperone DnaK yields MSKIIGIDLGTTNSAMAVMQSGKPEIITNSEGNRTTPSVVAVNKKGERLVGQVARRQQVTNPKDTIYEVKRLIGRNFNDKEVQRDLKLMGYEIVKSGNSTKVKMAGKEYSPEEVSAMILGKLKADAEAFLGEPVTEAVITVPAYFDDSQRHATKDAGKIAGLEVKRIINEPTAAALAYGLDKKKADEKIVVYDLGGGTFDVSVLELGDGVFEVKSTNGDTHLGGADFDRVIINYFADEFKKEHGIDIREDNAAMQRLRDEAEKAKIELSTAQEVDVNLPFLTADADGPKHFEHKLSRAKLEELVSELIDKTAVPCEKALKDAGLKASDIDNVVLVGGMTRMPAVAEKVKNIFGKDPMKGVNPDEVVAIGAAIQGGVLQGDVKDVLLLDVTPLSLGIETMGGVMTRLIDRNTTIPTSKSEVFSTAADNQPQVEVHVLQGEREMAEGNKSLGRFILDGIAPAPRGIPQIEVTFNIDANGILNVTAKDKGTGKEQNITIQGSGSLDKEEIEKMAKEAEAHAEEDKAKKEAVEARNHLDSAVYQAEKLKGEEKVSDDDKKTIDEAVEKAKKVVADEKADKDALEAATKELNDVLMPIGAKMYEQAAKEAEAAAPSEDASEESSSETKKDKKKKDDGPIEGEVVDEK; encoded by the coding sequence ATGAGCAAAATTATCGGTATCGACCTTGGTACAACCAACAGCGCCATGGCCGTCATGCAGTCTGGTAAACCAGAGATTATTACGAATAGCGAGGGCAATCGCACTACGCCGTCAGTGGTAGCTGTCAATAAAAAGGGTGAACGGCTCGTTGGCCAGGTAGCACGCCGCCAGCAGGTCACCAACCCCAAAGACACCATTTATGAAGTAAAGCGCCTCATTGGCCGGAATTTCAACGACAAAGAAGTTCAGCGCGACCTCAAGCTCATGGGCTACGAAATCGTTAAAAGCGGCAATAGCACCAAGGTAAAGATGGCGGGTAAAGAGTACAGCCCAGAGGAAGTGAGCGCTATGATTCTTGGCAAGCTCAAGGCCGACGCCGAGGCGTTCTTGGGTGAGCCAGTGACCGAAGCGGTCATTACTGTGCCAGCCTACTTCGACGACAGCCAGCGCCACGCTACCAAAGACGCCGGTAAAATTGCCGGACTTGAAGTCAAACGCATCATAAACGAGCCAACGGCCGCTGCACTTGCCTATGGGCTTGATAAAAAGAAGGCCGACGAGAAGATTGTTGTGTACGACCTTGGTGGTGGTACGTTCGACGTATCCGTCCTCGAACTCGGTGACGGCGTATTTGAAGTAAAAAGTACCAACGGCGACACCCACCTTGGTGGTGCCGACTTTGACCGCGTTATCATTAACTACTTTGCCGACGAGTTCAAAAAAGAGCACGGTATAGACATTCGTGAGGACAATGCCGCCATGCAGCGCCTTCGCGACGAAGCCGAAAAAGCCAAGATAGAACTTTCTACTGCGCAGGAAGTGGACGTGAACCTGCCGTTCCTCACCGCCGACGCCGATGGCCCCAAGCACTTCGAGCACAAACTGTCCCGCGCCAAGCTGGAAGAGCTCGTGAGCGAGCTTATAGATAAAACGGCTGTTCCGTGCGAAAAGGCCCTCAAAGATGCCGGGCTGAAAGCCAGCGACATAGACAACGTTGTGCTGGTGGGCGGTATGACCCGCATGCCAGCCGTTGCTGAAAAGGTGAAGAACATCTTCGGCAAAGACCCTATGAAGGGTGTGAACCCAGACGAAGTTGTCGCCATCGGCGCGGCCATACAGGGCGGCGTGCTCCAGGGTGATGTAAAGGACGTTTTGTTGCTTGATGTGACCCCACTGAGCCTCGGTATCGAAACCATGGGCGGCGTAATGACCCGACTTATCGACCGCAATACCACCATTCCGACTAGCAAGAGCGAAGTGTTCAGTACGGCGGCAGATAACCAGCCGCAGGTAGAAGTGCATGTCCTGCAGGGTGAACGCGAAATGGCCGAGGGCAATAAATCGCTCGGGCGCTTCATACTCGACGGCATCGCCCCCGCGCCACGCGGTATACCGCAAATAGAAGTGACCTTTAACATCGACGCAAACGGTATTTTGAATGTCACCGCCAAAGACAAGGGCACTGGCAAAGAACAGAACATCACCATTCAGGGCAGCGGTAGCCTCGACAAAGAAGAGATAGAAAAAATGGCCAAAGAAGCCGAAGCCCACGCCGAGGAAGACAAAGCCAAAAAAGAAGCCGTAGAAGCCCGCAACCACCTCGACAGCGCCGTGTACCAGGCCGAGAAACTGAAGGGCGAAGAAAAGGTTAGTGACGACGATAAAAAGACTATTGATGAAGCGGTCGAAAAGGCCAAGAAAGTCGTCGCAGACGAAAAGGCCGACAAAGACGCCCTAGAAGCTGCCACCAAAGAGCTGAACGACGTCCTCATGCCCATCGGCGCCAAGATGTACGAGCAGGCCGCCAAAGAAGCGGAAGCAGCCGCTCCAAGTGAAGACGCATCTGAAGAATCGTCATCCGAGACGAAAAAAGACAAGAAAAAGAAAGACGATGGCCCCATAGAAGGCGAAGTCGTCGACGAAAAGTAA
- a CDS encoding transposase codes for MRRQFTAEQKATVALAALKGDKTINQIASDFEVNPTQVKQWRDAAKSSMADAFADKRNAAAKAADAQKRIDELHRVIGVRDAELEWLKKKIHRELGL; via the coding sequence ATGAGACGACAATTCACTGCTGAGCAGAAGGCGACGGTAGCCTTAGCTGCACTCAAAGGCGACAAAACCATTAACCAAATAGCCTCAGATTTTGAGGTTAACCCCACCCAAGTAAAGCAATGGCGGGATGCCGCAAAGTCCAGTATGGCTGACGCTTTTGCCGACAAACGAAACGCTGCCGCTAAGGCAGCTGACGCCCAGAAGCGAATCGATGAACTCCATCGGGTCATTGGCGTCCGTGATGCTGAACTCGAATGGCTTAAAAAAAAGATCCATCGTGAGCTGGGGCTGTAG
- a CDS encoding nucleotide exchange factor GrpE, which translates to MMKKKQDDLDYAQVAEQLATENAQLTEALQRERADATNIRRRHDEQIASLRSTVKASVVKDLLPIIDNFERALKHVPKELEGNEYVKGIEGIVRQFEKTLADIGVERIKTVGEPFDPHLHEAVSMEAGDGKQEVVSEELQSGYRLGDDVIRHAMVRVKG; encoded by the coding sequence ATGATGAAAAAGAAGCAAGATGACCTAGATTATGCACAAGTAGCTGAGCAGCTGGCTACCGAAAATGCCCAGCTGACAGAGGCGCTGCAGCGTGAGCGAGCAGATGCCACCAACATTCGCCGTCGGCACGACGAGCAAATCGCTTCACTTCGTTCAACAGTGAAGGCAAGTGTGGTGAAAGACCTGCTGCCTATTATCGACAACTTTGAGCGCGCGCTAAAACATGTTCCGAAAGAGCTTGAAGGGAACGAATACGTTAAAGGTATAGAGGGTATCGTCAGGCAGTTTGAAAAAACCTTAGCAGACATCGGTGTCGAGCGCATCAAGACCGTCGGCGAACCATTTGATCCGCATCTGCACGAGGCGGTTAGTATGGAGGCAGGTGATGGCAAGCAAGAAGTGGTGAGCGAAGAACTCCAAAGCGGCTACCGCCTAGGCGATGACGTCATCCGCCACGCCATGGTCCGCGTGAAAGGCTAA
- a CDS encoding IS982 family transposase yields MRALQRNNIVDVFVWVDDIVVQPNKRGQHPALKDSELLTILIWDGLTEPHKNLSSLYGWACREYSDCFPHMPKYQNFVAHVHRLLPQMVWLLQTLLASGAPLRFVDSTMLPVCKPIRANRHKVAKGVADFGKNWQGWHYGFKLHAAIDYNNRLAAVVFTPANEHDNQHIEQLVNDHTKILVGDSHYGGSVMRKRLWKKHKTIVIAPPHHTQRKKLAADWQMLLLHMRPKIEATFGKLKEHHFLVTSFPRSVKGYFTHYVRVLLGYQMANA; encoded by the coding sequence ATGCGTGCTTTACAGAGGAATAATATCGTAGATGTGTTTGTTTGGGTAGACGACATAGTCGTCCAACCAAACAAACGAGGTCAGCATCCGGCCCTTAAAGACAGTGAACTCCTCACTATCCTCATATGGGATGGCCTCACCGAACCCCACAAAAACCTTTCGAGTTTGTACGGCTGGGCTTGCAGAGAGTACTCGGATTGTTTTCCTCATATGCCCAAGTACCAAAACTTTGTGGCTCACGTGCATCGATTACTGCCACAGATGGTTTGGTTGCTACAGACGCTTCTAGCAAGCGGAGCACCGCTCCGCTTTGTCGACAGCACAATGCTCCCCGTCTGTAAGCCCATACGTGCTAACAGACACAAAGTAGCCAAGGGTGTAGCCGACTTTGGCAAGAACTGGCAAGGGTGGCACTACGGGTTCAAGCTCCATGCGGCCATAGATTACAACAACAGGTTAGCAGCTGTTGTATTTACTCCTGCTAATGAACACGACAATCAGCACATCGAACAACTCGTGAATGACCACACGAAGATACTTGTCGGCGATAGTCACTACGGTGGCAGCGTCATGCGCAAGCGACTCTGGAAGAAACATAAAACTATAGTGATCGCACCACCGCATCATACTCAAAGAAAGAAATTAGCCGCAGACTGGCAAATGCTTTTGCTCCACATGAGACCAAAGATAGAAGCTACCTTCGGTAAGCTTAAGGAACACCACTTCCTGGTCACTTCGTTCCCAAGAAGTGTTAAAGGTTACTTTACACACTATGTGCGGGTACTACTTGGTTACCAGATGGCTAATGCGTGA
- the dnaJ gene encoding molecular chaperone DnaJ, with product MSKRDYYEVLGVGKDASADEIKKAFRRKAVELHPDKQGGDEVKFKEVNEAYEVLKDQSKRQRYDQFGHAGVGGASGGGGNPFGGFGGEWNGQNVNFDFGDLGLGDIFGSFFGGGAGGSRGQRQARGNDVETRVEISFEDAVFGTESELRLNLEDTCSHCKGTTAEPGHELKTCDTCKGNGQVVQAVRTIFGNIQQAAVCPTCQGKGKVPEKVCSVCRGKGTERRTQTVQLKIPAGIDDGATIRLREHGEAVANGPKGDLYVHIRVKAHKHFTREGDLILSDEHVSMVDAALGTEIDVETVDGAVRMKVPAGTQSGSDFKLSGHGVPHLQKETRGAHIVTIIVDTPTKLSKQQQELLEAFRAEPKKTRLFLGFTFCYKHVIIESHA from the coding sequence ATGTCAAAACGTGATTACTACGAAGTGCTGGGCGTTGGCAAAGATGCCAGTGCAGACGAAATAAAAAAAGCTTTTCGCCGGAAGGCGGTAGAGCTACACCCCGACAAGCAGGGTGGGGATGAAGTGAAATTCAAAGAAGTAAATGAGGCCTACGAGGTGCTAAAAGACCAAAGCAAGCGCCAGCGTTACGACCAGTTTGGCCACGCCGGCGTGGGTGGCGCCAGTGGCGGAGGTGGCAATCCGTTTGGTGGTTTTGGCGGTGAATGGAATGGGCAAAACGTAAACTTTGACTTTGGTGACCTTGGCCTTGGCGACATTTTTGGTAGCTTTTTTGGCGGCGGTGCCGGTGGGAGTCGCGGGCAGCGTCAGGCGCGAGGAAACGACGTTGAGACACGCGTGGAAATTAGCTTCGAAGACGCCGTTTTTGGTACCGAAAGCGAACTCCGGCTCAACCTAGAAGACACGTGTAGCCACTGCAAAGGCACAACGGCCGAACCAGGTCATGAGCTCAAAACCTGCGACACTTGCAAAGGTAATGGCCAAGTTGTGCAGGCTGTGCGAACTATATTTGGCAACATTCAGCAGGCGGCGGTTTGTCCAACCTGTCAGGGCAAGGGCAAAGTACCCGAAAAAGTGTGTAGCGTTTGCCGCGGCAAGGGCACCGAACGCCGCACTCAAACCGTCCAACTCAAAATCCCGGCTGGCATAGACGACGGTGCGACAATTCGCCTGCGTGAGCACGGCGAAGCTGTTGCGAATGGCCCGAAAGGCGACCTGTACGTCCACATCCGCGTCAAAGCGCATAAACACTTTACGCGTGAAGGCGACCTCATACTCAGCGACGAACACGTCAGCATGGTCGATGCCGCCCTCGGTACAGAAATAGATGTCGAAACGGTCGACGGAGCGGTGCGTATGAAAGTTCCGGCTGGGACCCAAAGTGGGAGCGATTTTAAACTGAGCGGCCACGGTGTCCCGCACCTTCAGAAAGAAACCCGTGGGGCGCATATAGTAACTATCATTGTCGATACGCCGACGAAGTTGTCAAAGCAGCAGCAAGAACTCCTCGAGGCCTTCCGGGCCGAACCAAAAAAAACGCGGCTTTTTCTAGGCTTCACTTTTTGCTACAAACACGTAATAATAGAGTCACATGCATAA
- the bcp gene encoding thioredoxin-dependent thiol peroxidase produces MKQAPDFTLLDQNSENHSLRDYRGKWVVLYFYPKDETPGCTIEACGFRDTREAIAEFGNAVVIGVSKDSPESHRKFAEKHGLNFTLLSDPDHAVAAAYDSWDPKFFWGKTLLGTKRNTFLINPEGMIAKEYHGVDPSTHAAEIITDLKILQKT; encoded by the coding sequence ATGAAGCAGGCGCCAGACTTTACCCTCCTAGACCAAAACAGCGAAAATCATTCACTGCGAGATTACCGCGGAAAGTGGGTGGTGCTGTATTTTTACCCCAAAGATGAAACACCCGGCTGCACTATAGAAGCCTGTGGTTTTCGCGATACGCGTGAAGCCATAGCCGAATTTGGCAATGCCGTTGTAATTGGCGTTAGCAAAGACTCGCCAGAAAGTCACCGTAAGTTTGCCGAGAAGCACGGCTTAAATTTTACGTTACTTAGTGACCCCGACCACGCCGTTGCCGCTGCCTATGACTCGTGGGACCCAAAGTTTTTCTGGGGGAAAACCTTGCTGGGCACCAAACGAAACACGTTCCTAATAAACCCCGAGGGTATGATTGCAAAAGAGTACCACGGCGTTGACCCCAGCACACATGCCGCCGAAATCATCACCGACCTAAAAATACTCCAAAAAACCTGA
- a CDS encoding elongation factor 4, with the protein MDQSKIRNFCIIAHIDHGKSTLADRLLELTGTVEMRNMKAQLLDRMDLEREKGITIKLAPVRMEYQGHELNLIDTPGHVDFSYEVSRSLQACEGALLVVDASQGIQAQTLANVYLAMEQDLHIIPVLNKIDLPAADVEKVSREVIALLGCTKEDILLISAKTGEGVDAVLKKIVAEIPAPTTLRGLSSEIEWGENDRGESAVPGEKGRPTRALIFDSYYDDYRGVILYVRLFDGAITKNAGIKMMATGAHGLALEVGALTPEMTARPSLQVGEIGYIVTNLKSTREAKVGDTITLMSQPAAQALPGYRNVQPFVYAGFFPESNEYYQELKDAIEKLSLSDSALQFAPENSPVLGFGVRIGFLGLLHMDIIRERLEREYNLELVVTNPSTDYQVRLISGAEIDIKSAADLPEPTKIAEIREPWIKGEIVVPQTYVGPVIQLISSKRGLQKNLSYMEDRALVSFEAPLANLLTDFYDQLKSITSGYGSFNYELDDYRAEDLVKVDFYVAGEMVSSLSVMAHRSESQKLGRDVVAKLKEVIPRQNFQVALQAGINGRFIAREDISAYRKDVTIGLYGGDVSRKKKVLAKQAKGKKRMKRFGKVDIPSEAFTVMLKRD; encoded by the coding sequence ATGGACCAGTCTAAAATAAGAAACTTCTGCATAATTGCACATATAGATCATGGGAAGTCGACGCTGGCTGACCGGTTGCTTGAGCTGACCGGAACGGTCGAGATGCGCAATATGAAAGCGCAGCTACTCGACCGCATGGATTTAGAGCGCGAAAAGGGCATTACCATCAAACTCGCTCCTGTGCGTATGGAGTATCAGGGTCACGAACTGAACCTTATCGATACCCCTGGTCATGTAGACTTTAGCTACGAAGTGAGCCGTAGTCTGCAGGCTTGCGAGGGTGCACTTTTGGTCGTGGATGCCAGCCAGGGTATACAGGCGCAAACGCTTGCCAATGTCTACCTCGCCATGGAGCAAGACCTTCATATCATACCGGTGCTTAACAAAATTGACCTGCCAGCTGCCGATGTCGAAAAGGTTAGCCGCGAAGTGATTGCACTGCTTGGCTGTACAAAAGAAGACATTTTGCTTATTTCCGCAAAAACAGGCGAAGGCGTCGACGCTGTGCTAAAGAAAATTGTTGCCGAAATCCCCGCCCCCACCACTCTAAGAGGACTGTCCTCTGAAATTGAATGGGGTGAAAATGACAGAGGGGAAAGTGCGGTCCCGGGTGAAAAAGGTCGTCCCACGCGCGCCTTAATATTTGATTCCTACTACGACGATTACCGCGGTGTCATTCTGTACGTACGGTTGTTTGATGGGGCAATCACAAAAAACGCTGGCATTAAAATGATGGCAACAGGCGCGCATGGTTTGGCGCTTGAGGTCGGTGCACTCACACCGGAAATGACCGCACGGCCCAGCCTGCAGGTGGGCGAAATCGGTTACATTGTCACCAACCTAAAATCGACCCGTGAAGCCAAGGTCGGCGACACAATTACGCTGATGTCCCAGCCTGCCGCACAAGCGCTGCCAGGCTACCGCAATGTCCAACCGTTTGTATACGCGGGCTTTTTCCCAGAGTCAAACGAATATTACCAAGAACTGAAGGATGCTATAGAAAAACTCAGCCTCAGCGACTCCGCCCTGCAGTTTGCGCCAGAAAATTCACCAGTACTTGGGTTTGGCGTGCGTATTGGTTTCTTAGGCCTGCTCCACATGGATATCATCCGCGAGCGGTTGGAGCGCGAATATAACCTTGAGCTTGTCGTTACTAACCCAAGCACCGACTACCAGGTAAGGCTCATTAGTGGCGCAGAAATAGATATCAAATCTGCTGCCGACTTACCCGAACCGACCAAAATTGCCGAAATTCGTGAACCATGGATAAAGGGTGAGATAGTTGTGCCGCAAACATACGTTGGCCCGGTCATTCAGCTCATAAGCAGCAAGCGCGGCCTGCAAAAAAACCTCAGCTACATGGAAGACCGAGCGCTCGTGAGCTTTGAAGCACCGCTCGCGAACCTGCTGACCGATTTTTACGACCAACTCAAAAGCATTACGAGCGGTTACGGCAGTTTCAACTACGAACTCGATGATTACCGCGCCGAAGACCTGGTGAAAGTAGACTTTTACGTTGCCGGAGAAATGGTATCGTCACTGAGTGTTATGGCGCACCGCAGTGAAAGCCAAAAACTGGGCCGCGATGTGGTGGCAAAGCTAAAGGAAGTTATTCCGCGCCAGAACTTCCAGGTTGCTTTGCAGGCAGGCATAAACGGCCGGTTTATTGCTCGCGAAGACATATCGGCCTACCGCAAAGATGTGACCATTGGGCTCTACGGCGGCGACGTGTCCCGCAAGAAAAAGGTGCTCGCTAAACAGGCCAAAGGCAAAAAACGCATGAAACGCTTCGGTAAAGTCGACATCCCATCCGAAGCCTTCACCGTCATGCTCAAGCGAGATTAA
- a CDS encoding transcriptional regulator, which yields MSPRQKQILTAIIEQYAEVAVPVGSSLLAKVFGVSSATIRAEMAELEALGFIRQPHTSAGRIPTDKGYRFYVNNLAEADEKQPERGAERALAARLEGGGLPERAIRNAVDTLVELTHNLGLATIGNQLYISGLSNLFGQPEFHGGAQVQQVARLLDNLEPWLREAAPNQPLSVYIGAENPIGRSADASLIISRFRSPFSDHSYIGTLGPTRQSYRDVMSLVAHAGRTLEEVL from the coding sequence ATGAGTCCTAGGCAAAAGCAAATACTCACAGCCATTATCGAGCAGTACGCTGAAGTAGCCGTGCCTGTTGGCAGTAGTCTCCTTGCAAAGGTGTTTGGAGTATCGAGCGCGACCATACGCGCAGAGATGGCCGAGCTTGAAGCCCTTGGCTTCATACGTCAGCCGCACACCAGTGCCGGGCGCATCCCGACCGACAAAGGCTACCGTTTTTACGTAAACAATCTCGCCGAAGCAGACGAAAAACAGCCGGAACGCGGTGCCGAACGTGCCCTTGCGGCACGACTTGAAGGCGGCGGCCTGCCCGAACGTGCCATTCGTAACGCCGTGGATACGTTGGTGGAACTAACTCATAATCTTGGTCTTGCTACCATTGGCAACCAGTTGTATATTTCCGGCCTCAGCAACCTGTTTGGCCAGCCCGAATTTCACGGCGGAGCCCAGGTGCAACAGGTAGCGCGTTTACTTGATAATCTTGAACCGTGGCTGCGTGAAGCCGCGCCAAACCAGCCGCTGAGCGTCTACATTGGTGCCGAAAACCCCATTGGCCGCAGTGCCGATGCGAGCCTCATTATCAGCCGGTTCCGTAGCCCTTTTAGCGACCACAGCTACATAGGCACGCTTGGCCCCACTCGCCAAAGCTACCGCGATGTCATGTCGCTCGTCGCACACGCCGGGAGAACCCTGGAGGAAGTGTTATGA
- a CDS encoding transposase, which produces MDGRGRCLDNIFTERLWRTVKYEDVFPHAYQNLAEAQAGLEQYFTFYNHKRKHQSLDYRTPASVYFDVRTDQL; this is translated from the coding sequence ATGGATGGAAGAGGCAGATGCCTGGACAATATCTTCACTGAGCGCCTATGGCGCACCGTGAAATACGAGGACGTGTTCCCGCATGCCTACCAGAACCTCGCGGAGGCACAGGCAGGGCTGGAACAATACTTCACGTTTTACAACCACAAACGAAAACACCAGAGTCTTGACTACCGAACACCAGCAAGCGTATATTTCGACGTACGAACCGACCAACTCTAA
- a CDS encoding DDE-type integrase/transposase/recombinase, which translates to MAGLIEPDHPSLSVTRQTALLGLSRRTAYYQPVDNPKAQALLKRDMDAVDVVYTDYPFYGYRRMHLELLDRYGLDLGRKHIRTVMKLLGIEAIYPKPNTSKPGVGTGHKIYPYLLRHVKAAYPNHVWGTDITYIKTRDGFVYMVAFIDWYSRYVISWALSDTLQNGFVLQALKDALCFVDDCGLSIPDICNSDQGSHLQVKHTREPWNKQAYRSAWMEEADAWTISSLSAYGAP; encoded by the coding sequence TTGGCCGGTCTCATTGAACCAGACCATCCGTCCTTGTCGGTGACCCGGCAGACTGCATTGCTGGGACTGAGCAGACGCACGGCCTACTACCAGCCAGTAGACAATCCCAAAGCTCAAGCCCTGCTCAAACGGGACATGGATGCCGTCGATGTCGTCTACACGGATTACCCGTTCTACGGCTACCGCCGGATGCATCTGGAGCTACTGGACCGGTATGGTCTTGACCTGGGTCGAAAGCATATTCGTACGGTGATGAAACTCCTTGGGATAGAGGCTATCTACCCTAAGCCGAATACGAGTAAACCCGGTGTTGGCACGGGCCACAAAATCTATCCGTATCTGCTGCGTCATGTGAAGGCGGCATACCCGAACCACGTATGGGGCACGGACATTACATACATCAAAACACGGGATGGGTTCGTCTATATGGTAGCGTTCATCGACTGGTATAGCCGGTATGTCATATCCTGGGCCTTGAGCGACACACTGCAAAACGGTTTTGTCTTGCAGGCGCTCAAGGACGCACTGTGCTTTGTGGACGACTGCGGGCTGTCAATTCCAGACATCTGCAACTCTGACCAGGGTAGCCATTTACAAGTGAAACATACACGGGAACCCTGGAACAAGCAGGCATACAGATCAGCATGGATGGAAGAGGCAGATGCCTGGACAATATCTTCACTGAGCGCCTATGGCGCACCGTGA